The genomic window ttatagggcattttcaatgtatataaaaccacagaaccggttcgtatactggatgatgactcaaaaatgtatgtgtatttttacatatttgtaaattcgtatttttgtgtaaataaatgtttttgtaattctttacaagcaaggagacagtcttagtccgctactattcataatagtcatgaatgaattgactagaaatactggagaaagaacgaaccaaatacagacaacaataggataccaaagattacagccaataaaaatagaagccctattgtatgcggatgacatagtccttatagcagattccgtgacaaaaatgcaaaaactcataaatatatggacagaagaaatagagaaattaaaaatggaaataaacatcgagaaaagtaaaataatggtcatcggcgaaaaggaagaaaatgaagtaattataaaatgcaaaaatactcaactggaaatagttaaagcatatgattatcttggaagtattattaccaatgatgggaaaatagacctcgaaataacaaacagaactaaaaaatcaaataaactgtactacgcactagcgccaattctgaggaaaaaagaattgtcccacgaaacaaaaattaaaatatataatacgattgtgataccgacgatactgtatacaagcgaaaattggactttacagaaaaagcataatagtaggataaatgcaattgagatgagacatttacgtgctatagccggaaagaccaaatgggatagaataagaaatgagacaataagagggataactaaacaggaaccaataatgaataaaataataaagaggcaattaaactggtatggacatctgatgagaatgaaacctagtagactagcaaggaaaattcacgaaacaaggaatattacaaaaaagaaaaaaggcaggccgaagaaaaaatggatacagcaaatagtagaagcaggaaaaatcaaacagaaaacgctagaagaaatgaaactaatagcacaggaccgaaaagaatggaagagatgggtgaatatgtagctaaattaaacccaaatccgacacctgaaagggtataaggaaggggagaaagaaagaaagtaattctttaattctacttttttctgtatatatttattaaattatttacttataaaaattgcaatgttgataagggtggtttttaagggttgaaatatgatattaaatcctaaagcataaaacaatcattatttaaccagtcaaaaccaaattttacccatattaaagtttacaatgtttttatataatttttgacaataaggggtagtttacacccctaaaaataatcaacgcccttgagcatgatatagaatatgaaatacagagtaagatgatcctaaccccaaatttttatgtaaattgatgcaagccgaaattattattttaggataagtaaactttttatatatagctccaacaagggtggttttaagggttgaaatattatgatattatatcttaaagcataaaacaatcattatgtaactaataagaagcaaatgttgacaatattaaagtttaaaatggtattttataattttttacaattaggggtggttttcacccttaaacaaccaaaagcgtacaacggcttaatatagaaaatgaactagagggtgaaatcagcctaatcctaaatttttgtacaaatcgatgctggacgaaaaaattgcgaggttttgccatttttccagcttcatttcctcgactagtaGTAAAGTCCTAAATTATCAAGTTTCCAAAATAACTATCAATGAATAAAACAGAcggtcaaaaatagaaagcagtcaaaatgactgcccggtgcttctaggtatagattaacacatctcaaaaagtaattacactaagtacctgtaaaggaggaattataatcctcaaatatatctaggaaaagtcctaaattatcaaCTTTCTAAAGCAACTATGAATAAGTAAaacagagggtcaaaaatagaaagcagtcaaaatgaccgatctggtgcttctagtgttaaacaCATAGGTCATGTGACCGAAATTCGTGCCTCTGATTGGACTGCAGGGAGGAAAATGTGTGTTTTAAAAATGACCCGTGTTTTTGTACTTGATTTTATATTGGATATTGTTAGTTTTGGTTATCATCCTATATTACAAATTATATAGTTCAGCATGTACAGCTGGAAtcaattaaaaagttatttttgaaaaaagtggagACTGTGAGTTTTGCAGTTAGTTCATATGTCAATGTATGGCAACAGCGCTTTCCTGTTAAACTTGACGAtagcgaaaaaactaatataCGAGGAAAAAATAGTTAAATTTGTTTGCCATCAAGTTGGTACCGGTGGATTATGctgtcattaaatctatgacgtgcaTGCCTAATTGTGTGACTTTTAGTTCGTAACATATATCGCCATATATTCAATTACTGGATATATCATTAATTCTGCGACGAACAAAGATTATTGTTTTGCTATTACCaatgtgtttttttttagataaaaagtCGTTCAATCTGCACAAACGAACACACGGAAAAAGCCAATGTCATATTTGCGGCCGAAACATTACAAAATCCAATATGTCGAAACACGTCAGGATGCATACAGCAGGTCCAGAAACGTGCACTATTTGTGGAACCACATTCAAAAATTTTAACGGTTTGAGATGTCACAACTTACATTATCATAAGCATACCGCTCAACAGTACATTTGTGAAGAATGTGGTAAAACTTTTCGAGTAAAATATAAGTTCTTGTTGCATAAGAAAAAGGTTCATGGAGGTGTAAGGAACTTTAAATGCAGTACTTGTGGAAAAGCTTTCTTTACCAATTTCACTTTAGCAAAACATGTTCGAATGACTCACGAAAAAATGAGACCTCATATTTGTGAATATTGTGGTACTGGCTTTTCGTCTGAGTATGCTTTAATGACTCATAAAAGACAGCATACCAATGAAAAACCGTTCGTTTGTGAGCACTGTTTAGAAGGGTTTAGACAGCGGGTTTCATTACGGTCCCATTTGAAATCAAAACATGGAATAGAGGAAGCCAAGAACTTCTTTTGTAAAACTTGTGAGAAAGGTTTCGCTACAAATTGGGCTTTGAGTATACATCAAAGGTCACACGAAACTAcgaagtgtgaaatttgttcagaAAATTTTGCTGGAGATGAATATCTGACAAAGCATCTTAAAGAAGTTCATCAAGTAGAAGTAGAAATGAAAAAagataattaaaattattttttggtttataataTGTCCAGTATGTCTTGAATTTTCCATTTCCTTGCATTATTCGTATGTGCCTTATCCCTAAGAGGTTaacaaaagtaataaaatatttacaaaaaatacagttttatagcactataaatattatttgatATGATCAAAGTTAAACAATAAGGATCACATGCAATTTTCCTCTAGCTgtcatattttaaatttaaatcaaatacagtatgtccctgtaagttgtatccatgaTACAAAGAATTTCCCCATTTACTCGATAATTTTACTCAACACTTATCTTCATCTGACCTCACTTTAGACATAGCTTAGATACTTTTatccaattttattaatttttctttgccctagatgttattttacataaaaggacagaataaagaaatttggactaagctttAAAACAACCTTTTCATTCATTTATATTTGTGTTGATGAATCCATCTATATCCATTAACTATAAACAAGTTTTTGCATTTACAACATTcctcagcatttgatatcacaaCCCCTATTCACTTGTCCCATCTTCATGCAGCCAGTTTTATCAACCATCATTTGTGTTGGGTCACAAATATTAATTATCTATTTTTAACACAAACCACAAAACATACTTCCTGTATTTTGGTTTGCCTATCTTTACTTCATCAATTTATGTACACCTCATTGATGATTATGGATTTTCAAATTCGCCCATGCTTTTGTAAATCTTAGATAATTTATTCTCACTAAGTTCTtgtaattttataattaaaacacactgatgttagctgttatcattgcttgtaccatAAACAACTTTAAATTTAGTAGCTGCGTAACCAACATTTCATAAAACTTCAATCATTGGCAATTGTCgtcctgacatcagacagattcgcttttgaagtctcatctcttagttgcctgtcacatcttgtaacataatgacctatttaccttttgacccacttaccacgtgtgggagtcatatgttgccctagagCCGTATCCTTacgaattttatccatcctttggatttttcgatgcttgcatttatataagacttttgtctgttttttgaaaggctttgacctttgtatttttttggttggctcaccatgttcttgtaagtataaccaaactttgctttcaccttggtcatcattttacctttaacattttgctttaattaatacgCTTATACTTATTTTAGGGTAACATTGATGATGCTCTtattacagagcgaaaacgttttgtttctatgtttgtagccctataggactttttaaactaatataccttttaccaaggaaaaacattttttattaaattctaCTTTGCTGCTACAAAGAATATACGGAGATCATGAATCCCTAACAttactaccagaacatcagtttgaTTTTCGGGAAAATCACACTACTACACAACAAGTACATcgaatagtaaatgaaatatcaaaaactctcgaagaaaagaaatactgcaacgctgtattcctagatatctcgcaagcgtttgacaaagtttggcacagaggtctgctttacaaagtaaaattagcactatctagtaactatttcctcctaatcaaatcctacttatcaaatagatatttctcagtaaaattcaaagacTAACAATCCAGCCTCTGTCCTATTAACCCCGGAGTTCAgcaaggtagtgttctcgggcCGCTACTattctcactctacacagccgaCATACCAGAGTCTCATAATACTTCGATTGCTTCCTTTGCTGATGTCGTAGCAATACTTGCTGTAAATAAAGAtcacatacaagcctcacaagacctgcaacactatctggacatactcagtgaatggtacacaaaatggcgaacaaaagtaaacaaaacaaaatcatctcaaataacaTTTACCAACCGCCAgaacacatgcccacctgtaagaatggaaaatgaacgaataccaacagtaacagacgttaaataccttggcctccatcttgaccaacttggaaaaaacatatccagaccaaaagaagacaactagacttgaaattccggcaaatgtattggctccttgaacgcagatcaaaactcaacatccaaaacaaaattcttctgtacaaagcaatactcaaacctatttggtactacggactacacctctggggctgtgcaaagtcaacatcactgaatatcatccaaagatttcagtctaaagttctaagatcaatagtagatgcaccatggtacgtaactatcaaacacttcacgaagacttaaatatacctttcatcagagaagaaatccatcgagccacggagtcacaaaatgagcgtaccattcaccatgcCAATGAGTTAAtaagggaattattccataatggccctgccacaaggagactagatagaacctgtcctcaggacctattttaacacttaaacataaatagaataaggtgagacatcattggaagtctcttctccttgtccaaaaacatggaacaaatttacttaatacacttttaatgatgtagattgtaaataaacaaaattttacttaaacatattttactcttgagcgaaattcatatttttttacatacctcgtacaaaattgataaaatttgacataagatggctgtattttaggttttagaccatctaGAACTTTTTATTatgaatcactttttttcgtaaaattaataataaaaaaagaatgtgtgtgtactttgtacgcacgtaagaagttatacttctattataatataatttcaacgaaataaatatacctacttaacagttacaatacaaaaaattaacaataattgccaaaaatgaaccaaaacttaacaatgccaaatattaaaaa from Diabrotica virgifera virgifera chromosome 5, PGI_DIABVI_V3a includes these protein-coding regions:
- the LOC126884694 gene encoding zinc finger protein 718-like isoform X16, coding for MATPLPLYQCRLCLNKTSSRVNVFGGDFPGMLEVLTSIKVHEEDGLPKYSCTKCAKDVLLALMVKRRIIKAHQFLLEALENKRAIFETIDTTPIVNTVESSVPKKTKTAKQKIVSKKSKPIIKQNQTQPNSKLVENSNEATTEEDANEGNVKHDISTEGAEKTNQPNTQKEKKKSLDQDVQKILGEVQKRIGNTGFTCKTCNLSFSDKKSFNLHKRTHGKSQCHICGRNITKSNMSKHVRMHTAGPETCTICGTTFKNFNGLRCHNLHYHKHTAQQYICEECGKTFRVKYKFLLHKKKVHGGVRNFKCSTCGKAFFTNFTLAKHVRMTHEKMRPHICEYCGTGFSSEYALMTHKRQHTNEKPFVCEHCLEGFRQRVSLRSHLKSKHGIEEAKNFFCKTCEKGFATNWALSIHQRSHETTKCEICSENFAGDEYLTKHLKEVHQVEVEMKKDN